Proteins from a genomic interval of Amycolatopsis sp. cg13:
- the pyrR gene encoding bifunctional pyr operon transcriptional regulator/uracil phosphoribosyltransferase PyrR, whose protein sequence is MSSRPRGAAEPAGERELLSAGDVARTIARMAHQVIEKTALGAGPPEQYPVLLGIPTRGTPLAARLAEKIGEFAGVAPPHGALDVTLYRDDLRRRPPRALEQTQLPPDGIDNRVVILVDDVLFSGRTIRAALDALRDHGRPRAVQLAVLVDRGHRELPIRADYVGKNVPTARAEGVSVLLSETDGRDAVLLRAPEGETR, encoded by the coding sequence TTGTCGTCACGTCCGCGTGGCGCGGCGGAGCCGGCGGGAGAGCGCGAGCTGCTGTCCGCCGGTGATGTCGCGCGCACGATCGCGAGGATGGCCCACCAGGTCATCGAGAAGACCGCTCTCGGAGCCGGTCCGCCGGAGCAGTACCCGGTGCTGCTCGGCATCCCCACGCGCGGCACTCCGCTGGCCGCGCGCCTCGCCGAGAAGATCGGCGAGTTCGCCGGGGTCGCGCCGCCGCACGGCGCCCTCGACGTCACCCTTTACCGCGATGATCTCCGCCGCCGTCCGCCGCGCGCTCTCGAGCAGACGCAGCTGCCGCCGGACGGGATCGACAACCGGGTCGTCATCCTCGTCGACGACGTCCTGTTCTCCGGCCGCACCATCCGCGCCGCCCTCGACGCCTTGCGCGACCACGGCCGCCCGCGTGCCGTCCAGCTCGCCGTGCTCGTCGACCGCGGCCACCGCGAGCTGCCGATCCGCGCCGACTACGTCGGCAAGAACGTGCCCACCGCGCGCGCCGAGGGCGTCTCCGTGCTGTTGTCCGAAACCGACGGCCGGGACGCGGTGCTGCTGCGCGCGCCGGAAGGAGAAACCCGGTGA
- the aroC gene encoding chorismate synthase: MLRWITAGESHGPALAAVLEGLPAGVEVTTSDLSAQLARRRLGFGRSPRMGFETDQVQFLGGVRHGVSQGGPIAVQIENAEWPKWEKVMAADPVDEAELAGLARNEPLTRPRPGHADLPGMQKYGFDEARPVLERASARETASRTALGTVARNFLRQLLGAEVLSHVVSIGGADAPDGPLPQPGDLAAIDESPVRAFSAEGTEAMIAEVDAVRKAGDTVGGVIEVIVYGLPPGLGSHVHWDRRLDARLAGALMGVQAMKGVEVGDGFTTARRWGSQAHDEIDRGTGPVGVTRRSNRAGGLEGGITNGEPLRVRVAMKPISTVPKALSTVDVRTGEPAVAIHQRSDVCAVPRAGVVLESVVALVVADAALEKFGGDSLAESRRNAQAYLKALEERW; the protein is encoded by the coding sequence GTGCTGCGCTGGATCACCGCTGGAGAATCGCACGGACCCGCCCTCGCCGCTGTGCTCGAGGGGCTGCCTGCCGGGGTGGAGGTGACGACCTCGGACCTCTCCGCGCAGCTCGCGCGGCGCCGGCTCGGGTTCGGCCGCAGCCCGCGGATGGGCTTCGAGACCGACCAGGTCCAGTTCCTCGGCGGGGTCCGGCACGGGGTCAGCCAGGGCGGCCCGATCGCCGTCCAGATCGAGAACGCCGAGTGGCCCAAGTGGGAGAAGGTCATGGCGGCCGACCCGGTCGACGAGGCCGAGCTCGCCGGGCTCGCCCGCAACGAGCCGCTGACCCGGCCCCGCCCGGGGCACGCCGACCTGCCCGGCATGCAGAAGTACGGCTTCGACGAGGCCCGTCCCGTCCTCGAGCGCGCCAGCGCCCGCGAGACGGCTTCGCGGACCGCGCTCGGCACTGTCGCGCGGAACTTCCTGCGGCAGTTGCTCGGGGCCGAGGTGCTGAGCCACGTCGTCTCGATCGGCGGCGCCGACGCGCCCGACGGGCCGCTTCCGCAACCGGGCGACCTCGCGGCCATCGACGAGAGCCCGGTGCGGGCGTTCTCGGCCGAGGGGACCGAGGCGATGATCGCCGAGGTCGACGCGGTGCGGAAAGCCGGCGACACCGTCGGCGGCGTGATCGAGGTGATCGTCTACGGCCTGCCGCCGGGCCTCGGCTCGCACGTGCACTGGGACCGGCGTCTCGACGCGCGGCTCGCCGGCGCGCTCATGGGCGTGCAGGCGATGAAGGGCGTCGAGGTCGGCGACGGCTTCACCACCGCCCGCCGCTGGGGCAGCCAGGCGCACGACGAGATCGACCGCGGCACCGGACCGGTCGGCGTCACGCGCCGGTCGAACCGCGCGGGCGGGCTCGAAGGCGGCATCACCAACGGCGAGCCGCTGCGGGTGCGCGTCGCGATGAAGCCGATCTCGACCGTGCCCAAGGCACTGTCCACAGTGGACGTCCGGACCGGCGAGCCCGCCGTCGCGATCCATCAGCGCTCGGACGTGTGCGCCGTGCCGCGCGCCGGCGTGGTGCTGGAGTCGGTCGTGGCGCTGGTCGTCGCGGACGCGGCGCTGGAGAAGTTCGGCGGCGACTCGCTGGCCGAGTCCCGGCGCAACGCGCAGGCGTACTTGAAGGCGCTCGAGGAGCGCTGGTGA
- the aroB gene encoding 3-dehydroquinate synthase — protein sequence MSATQPVRIRVATAQPYDVLVGRGLLGELTEQLADASKVALIHPPTLTATAEAVRDELAAAGLDAHRVEIPDAEDGKAFSVASFCWEVLGRIGLDRRGVVVALGGGAVTDLAGFVAGTWMRGVRLVNVPTTLLGMVDAAVGGKTGINTEAGKNLVGVFHEPSAVLVDLATLESLPRNELVAGMAEIVKTGFIADPRILELIEADPAQALDPAGDVLAELVRRSIQVKADVVAADLRESDLREILNYGHTLGHAIERRERYRWRHGAAVSVGLVFAAELARLAGRLDDATADLHASVLKLIGLPTAYDADALPQLLETMKGDKKTRSGVLRFVVLDGLGKPGRLEGPDPSLLAAAYSAIAAEATENGGSVLL from the coding sequence GTGTCCGCCACCCAGCCCGTCCGGATCCGGGTCGCCACCGCGCAGCCGTACGACGTGCTCGTGGGCCGCGGCCTGCTCGGCGAACTCACCGAGCAGCTCGCCGACGCGTCGAAGGTCGCGCTGATCCACCCGCCGACGCTCACCGCCACCGCCGAGGCCGTCCGCGACGAGCTGGCCGCGGCCGGGCTCGACGCGCACCGCGTCGAGATTCCCGACGCGGAGGACGGCAAAGCGTTCTCCGTCGCCAGCTTCTGCTGGGAGGTCCTGGGCCGGATCGGGCTGGACCGGCGCGGCGTGGTCGTCGCGCTCGGCGGCGGCGCGGTCACCGACCTCGCCGGGTTCGTCGCGGGCACCTGGATGCGCGGCGTCCGGCTGGTGAACGTGCCGACGACGCTGCTCGGCATGGTCGACGCGGCGGTCGGCGGGAAGACCGGGATCAACACCGAAGCGGGCAAGAACCTCGTCGGCGTCTTCCACGAGCCCTCCGCCGTCCTGGTCGACCTCGCGACGCTGGAATCCTTGCCGCGCAACGAACTCGTCGCCGGAATGGCCGAGATCGTCAAGACCGGCTTCATCGCCGACCCGCGGATCCTCGAGCTGATCGAGGCCGACCCGGCACAGGCGCTCGACCCGGCGGGCGACGTGCTCGCCGAACTGGTCCGCCGCTCGATCCAGGTGAAAGCCGACGTTGTCGCCGCCGACCTGCGCGAATCCGACCTGCGCGAAATCCTCAACTACGGCCACACTCTCGGCCACGCCATCGAACGCCGCGAGCGCTACCGCTGGCGCCACGGCGCGGCGGTCAGCGTCGGCCTGGTCTTCGCGGCGGAACTGGCCCGCCTGGCCGGACGCCTCGACGACGCCACCGCCGACCTGCACGCCTCTGTGCTCAAGCTGATCGGCCTGCCCACCGCGTACGACGCGGACGCGCTGCCCCAGCTGCTGGAAACCATGAAGGGCGACAAGAAAACCCGCTCCGGCGTGCTGCGGTTCGTCGTCCTCGACGGCCTCGGCAAACCCGGCAGGCTGGAAGGCCCCGACCCGTCCCTGCTCGCCGCCGCGTACTCGGCGATCGCGGCCGAGGCCACGGAAAACGGCGGGAGCGTGCTGCTGTGA
- a CDS encoding B-4DMT family transporter, translating to MLGAWLTRGLVMAVVHAAAMTLLAKWSVFHPTGQTLFTSLTIAVLVGLAALWSAIDGWRGLRDRGRAWFIASLVAGVCSGILYVIGRAIFVDQTGVSELSAALTGGAAFSALLVLVPAGLGLFVGGRIRRPAADEESSDSAGPEPDDEDEDGAGSRSGELELPPSPTPRAAPKPSPVSRPAAARGRRRPTVAGRSPAPRNR from the coding sequence ATGCTGGGTGCCTGGTTGACGCGCGGGCTGGTCATGGCGGTCGTGCACGCCGCCGCGATGACGCTGCTCGCCAAGTGGTCCGTGTTCCACCCGACCGGCCAGACGCTGTTCACGTCGCTCACCATCGCCGTACTGGTCGGCCTGGCGGCGCTGTGGAGCGCGATCGACGGCTGGCGCGGCCTGCGCGACAGAGGGCGCGCGTGGTTCATCGCCTCGCTGGTCGCGGGCGTGTGCTCGGGCATCCTGTACGTGATCGGGCGGGCGATTTTCGTCGACCAGACCGGGGTTTCCGAGCTGAGCGCCGCGCTCACCGGCGGGGCGGCGTTCTCCGCGCTGCTCGTGCTGGTGCCCGCCGGGCTGGGGCTGTTCGTCGGCGGCCGGATCCGGCGTCCGGCGGCGGACGAAGAATCCTCGGACTCGGCCGGCCCGGAGCCGGACGACGAGGACGAAGACGGCGCCGGCAGCCGCTCCGGCGAACTCGAACTGCCGCCGAGCCCGACCCCGAGGGCCGCACCGAAGCCTTCGCCGGTCAGCCGCCCAGCGGCAGCCCGCGGGCGGCGGCGTCCCACTGTTGCGGGTCGATCTCCTGCACCCCGGAACCGTTGA
- the nusB gene encoding transcription antitermination factor NusB — MADKLPPHPNRGGAISRRQARRRAVEMLYEAAQRSADAVTLLADRVGAVEVDPVADYTITVVEGVTAHRERIDELLAEHSQGWTLERMPPVDLAVLRVGVYEMLWSADVPDAVAIDEAVGLAKELSTDDSPRFINGVLGRIGTIADRLRAVL; from the coding sequence ATGGCGGACAAGCTTCCCCCGCACCCGAACCGCGGCGGCGCGATCAGCAGGCGACAGGCCCGCCGGCGCGCGGTCGAGATGCTGTACGAGGCCGCCCAGCGGTCCGCCGACGCGGTCACGCTGCTGGCCGACCGCGTCGGCGCGGTCGAGGTCGACCCGGTCGCGGACTACACGATCACCGTCGTGGAGGGCGTCACGGCCCACCGCGAGCGGATCGACGAACTCCTGGCGGAGCACTCGCAGGGCTGGACCCTCGAGCGGATGCCGCCGGTCGACTTGGCCGTCCTGCGCGTCGGCGTCTACGAGATGCTGTGGTCGGCCGACGTCCCCGACGCGGTCGCGATCGACGAAGCGGTCGGCCTCGCGAAGGAACTTTCGACGGACGACTCGCCGCGGTTCATCAACGGCGTCCTCGGCCGCATCGGCACGATCGCCGACCGCCTGCGCGCGGTGCTGTAG
- a CDS encoding AraC family transcriptional regulator → MDAFSDLIRGVRAHGSLFGCTALSAPWSLRFVDSAPLTLCTLLSGEGWIVPEGHPPELLRARETILVRGPFSFVDSLDTSATPVECGEFCATPDQGGTQHHLGWNDPFHGETNLIVGAYPVRSRGRMSALLDALPVVVRPPSSAEEDPVLHHLAAELAVDAPGQQIVLDRLLDWMLVCILRDWFDRPGGSPPRWWAAQRDPVVGACLRLLHADPAAPWTVVTLAARTGVSRSTLAKRFADLVGEPPMTYLTRWRMTLAADLLTEQLSMPIAEVARVVGYSDAFGFSSAFKRVRGVNPTEHRRAFLAEDGVLASSRG, encoded by the coding sequence GTGGACGCGTTCAGCGATTTGATCCGCGGGGTCCGGGCGCACGGCTCGTTGTTCGGCTGCACGGCCCTGTCGGCGCCGTGGTCGCTGCGCTTCGTGGACAGTGCCCCGCTGACCCTGTGCACGCTGCTGAGCGGCGAAGGCTGGATCGTGCCGGAAGGCCATCCGCCGGAGCTGCTGCGCGCCCGCGAGACCATCCTGGTGCGCGGCCCGTTCTCCTTCGTGGACAGCCTGGACACCTCCGCCACCCCGGTCGAATGCGGCGAGTTCTGCGCCACTCCCGACCAAGGCGGCACCCAGCACCACCTCGGCTGGAACGATCCGTTCCACGGCGAAACCAACCTGATCGTCGGCGCGTACCCGGTCCGGAGCCGCGGCCGGATGTCCGCTTTGCTGGACGCGCTGCCGGTAGTCGTCCGGCCGCCTTCCTCGGCCGAGGAAGACCCCGTCCTGCACCACCTGGCAGCCGAACTGGCCGTCGACGCGCCCGGACAGCAGATCGTCCTGGACCGCCTCCTGGACTGGATGCTGGTCTGCATCCTGCGCGACTGGTTCGACCGTCCCGGCGGCTCGCCTCCGCGTTGGTGGGCGGCGCAACGGGACCCGGTGGTGGGCGCGTGTCTGCGCTTGCTGCACGCGGATCCGGCAGCGCCGTGGACGGTCGTCACGCTGGCCGCCCGGACCGGGGTGTCGCGGTCCACTTTGGCCAAGCGCTTCGCGGATCTGGTGGGGGAGCCGCCGATGACGTACCTGACCCGCTGGCGGATGACGCTCGCCGCGGACCTCCTGACGGAACAGCTCTCGATGCCGATCGCGGAGGTGGCCCGGGTGGTGGGGTACTCGGACGCGTTCGGGTTCAGCTCGGCTTTCAAGCGGGTGCGCGGGGTCAATCCGACTGAGCACCGCCGGGCTTTTCTTGCTGAGGACGGGGTTCTGGCTTCTTCTCGCGGCTGA
- the efp gene encoding elongation factor P, whose amino-acid sequence MATTNDLKNGLVLNLDGQLWSVTAFQHVKPGKGGAFVRTTLKHVLTGKVVDKTFNAGTKVETATVDRRNMTYLYKDGADFVFMDGDTYDQITVPAETVGDNANYMLENTEVQVAVHENEPLYVELPTSVEIVIQHTDPGLQGDRSTGGTKPATLETGAEIQVPLFLSTGEKIKVDTRDGRYLGRVSS is encoded by the coding sequence GTGGCCACCACCAACGACCTGAAGAACGGACTCGTCCTCAACCTGGACGGCCAGCTGTGGAGCGTCACCGCGTTCCAGCACGTCAAGCCGGGCAAGGGCGGCGCGTTCGTGCGCACCACCCTGAAGCACGTGCTGACCGGCAAGGTCGTCGACAAGACCTTCAACGCGGGCACGAAGGTCGAGACGGCCACGGTGGACCGCCGGAACATGACGTACCTGTACAAGGACGGCGCGGACTTCGTCTTCATGGACGGCGACACCTACGACCAGATCACCGTGCCCGCCGAGACCGTCGGCGACAACGCGAACTACATGCTCGAGAACACCGAGGTCCAGGTCGCGGTGCACGAGAACGAGCCGCTGTACGTCGAGCTGCCGACCTCGGTCGAGATCGTCATCCAGCACACCGACCCGGGCCTGCAGGGCGACCGTTCCACCGGCGGCACCAAGCCGGCGACGCTCGAGACCGGCGCGGAGATCCAGGTCCCGCTGTTCCTCTCGACCGGCGAGAAGATCAAGGTCGACACCCGCGACGGCCGTTACCTCGGCCGCGTCTCCAGCTGA
- a CDS encoding prepilin peptidase encodes MVLTAVLAAGAVVPVLLVMMKKADAPIPAVLALAVAAAAAAVAAARADAGALPAWWLPVAWLVSVLGVPLALADARHRRLPDILTLPAYPAVALTITLATLSGGGWRLAAGAALGCLLFGGTHLIVHRLSAGGLGPGDVKLAGSFGAVLGAVGGLAPAVAAVLAATVSLAAVVPMWLMRRIRHVRESRASTRPPSRQPGPKMPTPNQLDIPPQATDPAQSPRPTAAASSATDPVPTPSTHPASSRIRAGPLRVPYGPGLVLATWACAVFPAAGTGIT; translated from the coding sequence ATGGTCCTGACAGCAGTGCTGGCAGCCGGGGCGGTGGTCCCCGTGCTGCTGGTGATGATGAAGAAAGCCGACGCCCCGATACCGGCCGTGCTCGCCCTGGCGGTCGCCGCCGCGGCAGCCGCAGTGGCCGCCGCACGTGCCGACGCAGGCGCACTCCCGGCTTGGTGGCTGCCAGTCGCGTGGCTGGTTTCGGTGCTAGGCGTACCCCTCGCGCTAGCCGACGCCCGGCACCGCCGCCTCCCGGACATCCTCACCCTGCCCGCTTATCCCGCTGTCGCCCTGACAATCACGCTCGCCACCCTCAGCGGCGGAGGATGGCGGTTGGCCGCCGGAGCCGCCCTGGGATGCCTGCTGTTCGGCGGCACACACCTGATCGTCCACCGCTTGTCAGCGGGCGGTCTCGGCCCCGGAGACGTCAAACTGGCCGGATCTTTCGGCGCCGTACTGGGCGCGGTCGGCGGACTGGCCCCGGCTGTGGCGGCTGTTCTGGCAGCGACGGTGAGCTTGGCTGCTGTGGTGCCGATGTGGCTGATGCGCCGGATCCGCCACGTCCGCGAGTCCCGGGCTTCTACCCGCCCGCCATCCCGCCAACCCGGCCCGAAGATGCCCACCCCGAACCAACTCGACATCCCGCCTCAGGCGACTGATCCCGCCCAGTCGCCCAGGCCAACAGCAGCTGCCTCATCAGCAACCGACCCCGTCCCAACTCCATCGACCCACCCCGCCAGCTCCCGAATCCGCGCCGGCCCCCTCCGCGTCCCCTACGGCCCGGGCCTGGTTCTGGCCACCTGGGCGTGCGCGGTTTTCCCAGCCGCTGGAACGGGCATCACCTGA
- a CDS encoding transcriptional regulator, with amino-acid sequence MGDYAKALGAKLRGIRQQQGLSLHGVEQKSGGRWKAVVVGSYERGDRAVTVQKLAELADFYGVPVVELLPEGRVPSGAEPATKIVINLERLQQLPAEKVGPLARYAATIQSQRGDYNGKVLSIRTEDLRSLAIIYDMTPGELTEQLIDWGVLPPEARPSKED; translated from the coding sequence ATGGGCGATTACGCCAAGGCGCTCGGGGCCAAGCTCCGCGGGATCCGCCAGCAGCAAGGCCTGTCCCTGCACGGGGTCGAGCAGAAGTCCGGCGGCCGCTGGAAGGCCGTCGTGGTCGGCTCGTACGAGCGCGGCGACCGGGCGGTCACCGTCCAGAAGCTGGCCGAGCTGGCGGACTTCTACGGCGTCCCGGTGGTCGAACTGCTGCCGGAGGGCCGCGTCCCGTCCGGAGCCGAGCCCGCCACGAAGATCGTGATCAACCTGGAGCGGCTCCAGCAGCTGCCCGCGGAGAAGGTCGGCCCGCTCGCCCGGTACGCGGCCACCATCCAGAGCCAGCGCGGCGACTACAACGGCAAGGTGCTCTCCATCCGCACCGAGGACCTGCGCTCGCTCGCCATCATCTACGACATGACCCCCGGCGAGCTCACCGAGCAGCTCATCGACTGGGGCGTCCTCCCGCCGGAAGCCCGGCCGTCCAAAGAGGACTGA
- the aroQ gene encoding type II 3-dehydroquinate dehydratase: protein MKTFVFNGPNLGRLGKREPAVYGSTTHDDLAQLCVATGQELGLDVEVRQTDHEGEMVGWLHEAADAGAPVVLNAGAWTHYSIAVRDAAAQLTAPLLELHISNVHKREEFRHHSVLSDIATGVIVGLGVDGYALALRWIAAHSS, encoded by the coding sequence GTGAAGACGTTCGTGTTCAACGGCCCCAACCTCGGCCGCCTCGGCAAGCGCGAACCGGCCGTCTACGGCTCCACCACGCACGACGACCTCGCGCAACTGTGCGTCGCGACCGGCCAGGAACTGGGTCTCGACGTCGAGGTGCGCCAGACCGACCACGAGGGCGAAATGGTCGGCTGGCTGCACGAGGCCGCCGACGCGGGCGCGCCGGTCGTGCTGAACGCCGGAGCGTGGACGCACTACTCGATCGCCGTCCGCGACGCCGCCGCTCAGCTCACCGCGCCGCTGCTCGAGCTGCACATCAGCAACGTGCACAAGCGGGAGGAATTCCGGCACCACAGCGTGCTTTCGGACATCGCGACCGGAGTGATCGTGGGCCTCGGGGTGGACGGTTACGCACTCGCGTTGCGCTGGATCGCCGCCCACTCGTCCTGA
- a CDS encoding shikimate kinase — MSPRAVVVGPPGSGKSTVGPLLAAALGVTFRDTDDDIVARAGRAISDIFADDGEPAFRAIEEEAVATALAEHDGVLSLGGGAPLTPGTRARLQDHTVVFLNVGLAAGVQRTGMSSARPLLAGINPRATFKALLDRRLPVYREVATVEIETDKRTPEEVVAAAVAALEPDRVREP, encoded by the coding sequence GTGAGCCCGCGCGCGGTCGTCGTCGGGCCGCCGGGCTCCGGCAAGAGCACGGTCGGCCCGCTGCTGGCCGCCGCGCTCGGCGTGACTTTCCGCGACACCGACGACGACATCGTCGCCCGCGCCGGACGCGCCATCTCGGACATCTTCGCCGACGACGGCGAGCCGGCGTTCCGCGCGATCGAGGAAGAAGCGGTCGCCACGGCACTCGCCGAACACGACGGCGTGCTCTCCCTCGGCGGCGGCGCCCCGCTCACCCCGGGCACCCGCGCACGGCTCCAGGACCACACGGTGGTCTTCCTGAACGTCGGCCTCGCCGCGGGCGTCCAGCGCACCGGGATGTCCAGCGCCCGCCCGCTGCTCGCCGGCATCAACCCGCGCGCGACCTTCAAAGCCCTGCTCGACCGGCGGCTGCCGGTGTACCGCGAGGTGGCGACCGTCGAGATCGAGACCGACAAGCGAACGCCCGAAGAGGTCGTCGCGGCCGCCGTCGCCGCCCTCGAACCCGACCGGGTCCGCGAACCGTGA
- a CDS encoding beta-xylosidase gives MLSLLIAGSLVSGCSQTMAQPQAEGTDHGGIAGGGPQTPKDPPRAADVALSAGASRASGGVVAAGAVDASYNYGPTVMVENGRTRIWWCSQYSSAPPPGDDILYAEGPSADGPFTGPGGGAPPAVLSGAPGNFDGMHTCDPSVLRVGGTYFMYYTGAAGDHALGNAIGMATSPDGIHWTRSNGGKPILGASHDVHRANVYGAGQPSVVFLDGWYYLMFTDTTGRAAGWNGAGQFVIRAHDPAFREGVEALGEKGFEPTATTAAPRTRSVVDAFSVDLEWVGALDAFAIAHETADGTTITFWDRDFTMQPYKPVVIPGAWKEGPGLVRRPDGHAPTSVSDPCDLVSLDVVRATEIGPAGAPSGLKHFGLDVKGAGGCSTPTRSTATFDGVAMPSPDRMIDLYRRGERIRIDRRSVASVLAGELVDRPLPQVPEMPVKTRLRSGATVVHAYGRGYGMVLDGQLYGLPDTTIVSLNGSGVQEIDPQQWDAAARGLPLGG, from the coding sequence CTGCTCTCGCTGCTGATCGCCGGATCTCTCGTTTCCGGGTGCAGCCAGACGATGGCCCAGCCGCAGGCCGAGGGCACCGACCACGGCGGCATCGCGGGCGGGGGGCCGCAGACTCCCAAGGATCCGCCTCGTGCGGCGGATGTCGCGCTCAGCGCCGGAGCCAGTCGCGCGAGCGGGGGCGTGGTCGCCGCGGGGGCCGTGGACGCGTCCTACAACTACGGCCCCACCGTCATGGTCGAGAACGGCCGCACCCGGATCTGGTGGTGCAGCCAGTACAGCAGCGCCCCGCCGCCAGGCGACGACATTCTCTACGCCGAGGGTCCCTCGGCCGACGGACCCTTCACCGGACCGGGTGGCGGGGCGCCGCCCGCAGTCCTGTCCGGCGCGCCGGGCAACTTCGACGGCATGCACACCTGCGACCCGTCGGTGCTGCGCGTCGGCGGCACGTACTTCATGTACTACACCGGTGCCGCGGGCGATCACGCGCTCGGCAACGCGATCGGCATGGCCACAAGCCCGGACGGCATCCACTGGACCCGGTCGAACGGCGGCAAACCGATCCTCGGCGCGTCCCACGACGTCCACCGCGCCAACGTTTACGGCGCGGGCCAGCCCTCGGTGGTCTTCCTCGACGGCTGGTACTACCTGATGTTCACCGACACCACCGGCCGCGCGGCGGGGTGGAACGGGGCGGGCCAGTTCGTGATCCGGGCGCACGACCCGGCGTTCCGCGAGGGCGTGGAAGCGTTGGGGGAGAAGGGGTTCGAGCCCACCGCGACGACCGCCGCGCCGCGGACCCGGTCCGTCGTCGACGCGTTCAGCGTGGACCTGGAGTGGGTCGGCGCGCTCGACGCCTTCGCCATCGCGCACGAGACCGCCGACGGGACCACGATCACCTTCTGGGACCGCGATTTCACGATGCAGCCGTACAAACCTGTCGTGATCCCGGGCGCGTGGAAGGAAGGCCCCGGCCTCGTCCGCCGTCCGGACGGGCACGCGCCGACCTCGGTCAGCGATCCGTGCGACCTGGTCTCGCTGGACGTCGTGCGCGCCACGGAGATCGGCCCGGCGGGCGCGCCGAGCGGGTTGAAGCACTTCGGGCTCGACGTTAAGGGCGCGGGCGGCTGCTCGACCCCGACGCGCAGCACCGCCACCTTCGACGGCGTCGCGATGCCGTCGCCGGACCGCATGATCGACCTCTACCGCCGCGGCGAGCGCATCCGGATCGACCGGCGTTCAGTCGCTTCGGTGCTCGCCGGAGAGCTGGTCGACCGGCCGCTGCCGCAGGTGCCGGAGATGCCGGTGAAGACCCGCCTGCGCTCCGGTGCGACCGTCGTGCACGCGTACGGCCGCGGCTACGGCATGGTCCTCGACGGGCAGCTTTACGGCCTGCCGGACACGACGATCGTGTCGCTCAACGGTTCCGGGGTGCAGGAGATCGACCCGCAACAGTGGGACGCCGCCGCCCGCGGGCTGCCGCTGGGCGGCTGA
- a CDS encoding M24 family metallopeptidase, translating to MPEIHARRRAALAALLHENGVDALLVTDLLNIRYLTGFTGSNAALLVHAGGDAKTLFCTDGRYTTQSESEVPDLERVLDRASARALAAHAGSRLADYRRTGFESQHVSVEEHENLKVPFDRVELIRTPGLTEQLRVVKDEVEIAALRAACAAADRALAGLIEAGGVRPGRTELEVARDLENRMLEHGSSGISFESIVAAGPNSAIPHHRPTGAELSRGDFVKFDFGATVDGYHSDMTRMVVIGEPADWQREIYDLVHRAQAAGCEAVLPGAVVSEVDAAARSVIADAGYGEQFAHGLGHGVGLEVHEAPSLAAAGVGTLSAGMAVTVEPGVYLAGRGGVRIEDTLVVRDSGPELLTLSTKDLVAV from the coding sequence GTGCCGGAAATCCACGCTCGCCGCCGCGCCGCGCTCGCCGCCCTGCTCCACGAGAATGGGGTCGACGCGCTGCTGGTCACCGATCTGCTCAACATCCGCTACCTGACCGGGTTCACCGGGTCGAACGCCGCGCTGCTCGTGCACGCGGGCGGCGACGCGAAGACCCTGTTCTGCACCGACGGGCGCTACACGACCCAGTCGGAGTCGGAGGTGCCGGACCTGGAACGCGTGCTCGACCGCGCCAGCGCCCGCGCGCTCGCGGCGCACGCGGGCAGCCGGCTCGCGGACTACCGCCGGACCGGGTTCGAGAGCCAGCACGTGAGCGTCGAGGAGCACGAGAACCTCAAGGTGCCCTTCGACCGGGTCGAGTTGATCCGCACGCCGGGGCTGACCGAGCAATTGCGGGTGGTCAAGGACGAGGTCGAGATCGCCGCCCTGCGCGCCGCGTGCGCGGCCGCCGACCGCGCGCTGGCCGGGCTGATCGAGGCCGGGGGAGTGCGGCCGGGCCGGACCGAGCTGGAAGTGGCCCGCGACCTGGAGAACCGGATGCTGGAGCACGGTTCGTCCGGAATCTCGTTCGAATCCATCGTCGCCGCCGGCCCGAACTCGGCGATTCCGCACCACCGGCCGACCGGGGCCGAACTGAGCCGCGGCGATTTCGTGAAGTTCGACTTCGGCGCCACGGTCGACGGCTACCACTCGGACATGACGCGCATGGTCGTCATCGGCGAGCCCGCGGACTGGCAGCGCGAGATCTACGACCTGGTGCACCGCGCGCAGGCGGCGGGCTGCGAGGCGGTCCTCCCCGGCGCTGTGGTGTCCGAAGTGGACGCCGCGGCGCGCTCGGTGATCGCCGACGCGGGGTACGGCGAGCAGTTCGCGCACGGTCTCGGCCACGGCGTCGGGCTGGAAGTGCATGAGGCACCGAGTCTCGCCGCCGCGGGCGTCGGTACACTGTCCGCCGGTATGGCGGTCACCGTCGAGCCCGGCGTGTACCTCGCGGGGCGCGGTGGCGTGCGCATCGAGGACACGCTCGTCGTGCGGGACTCCGGACCCGAACTCCTCACCCTGAGCACCAAGGACCTCGTGGCCGTCTGA